A single region of the Lycium barbarum isolate Lr01 chromosome 2, ASM1917538v2, whole genome shotgun sequence genome encodes:
- the LOC132628275 gene encoding uncharacterized protein LOC132628275, protein MNQSDCYRHPLVDVNCVANEVISCELVKLQTSDVQFKNVSGLESASLSNCLIHDPIATFSHRNTILVTNLMEDDCLFASEFSCLDSLSCKGMNSSCASNFELSLKNASAMSCVGKSRKSTLLEKKDSMIKIHSLFYFMNSIKNIGLDEDCGNYPFIDMDLSLLKKDDPLVEEEFDLLDYLRNPTKDYSYNVGIDSDSLYDSPPLFGEDKNELLDSCGLLNYDILDSSGGSCHDENVCLLKEDNTCLEHDTPLNCSNLNLLLNFDESKSELENEGIIDEFILSETFLFDLFALGENSILKYEKCIILGICCVKSCWKILHVWMLAS, encoded by the coding sequence ATGAACCAAAGTGATTGTTATAGGCATCCACTAGTTGATGTCAATTGTGTAGCTAATGAAGTTATTTCTTGTGAGCTTGTGAAGTTACAAACTAGTGATGTGCAATTTAAGAACGTTAGTGGGCTTGAGAGTGCTTCGTTGAGTAATTGTTTAATTCATGATCCTATTGCTACATTTTCTCATAGAAACACTATTCTTGTTACTAACTTGATGGAGGATGATTGTCTTTTTGCAAGTGAATTTAGTTGTCTTGATTCCTTATCTTGTAAAGGCATGAACTCTAGTTGTGCAAGTAACTTTGAGTTGAGTTTGAAGAATGCAAGTGCAATGTCATGTGTTGGCAAGAGTAGAAAGAGTACTTTGCTTGAAAAGAAAGATAGCATGATAAAAATTCATTCTTTGttctatttcatgaattccattaaGAACATAGGTTTGGATGAAGATTGTGGTAACTATCCCTTTATTGATATGGacctttctctcttgaaaaaGGATGATCCTTTGGTTGAGGAAGAATTTGATTTGCTTGATTATTTGAGAAATCCAACTAAAGATTATTCTTACAATGTTGGCATTGATAGTGACTCTTTGTATGACTCTCCACCTTTGTTTGGTGAAGATAAAAATGAATTGCTTGATTCTTGTGGTCTCTTGAATTATGACATTCTTGATTCAAGTGGTGGTTCATGTCATGATGAAAATGTTTGTCTTTTGAAAGAAGATAACACTTGCTTAGAACATGATACTCCTTTGAATTGTTCTAATCTTAATCTTTTGCTTAATTTTGATGAATCCAAAAGTGAGCTTGAAAATGAGGGCATCATTGATGAGTTTATATTAAGTGAAACCTTTCTTTTTGACTTATTTGCCCTTGGTGAAAATAGTATTTTAAAATATGAAAAGTGCATAATTTTGGGAATATGTTGTGTGAAGAGTTGCTGGAAGATTCTACATGTTTGGATGTTAGCAAGCTAA